GATTCCAAAAGTAGAAAATATTGTTATTATAACAGTTACAGGTATTGTTCCAGTACAACTAAGTAAAAGGAATTAGTAAATGAGACAATAGCAAAGTTTAAAATTAGCAATTGGAGATGTTTGGAGGGGAATAACAATATTTGATAAACTTAATATTATAATGAATAAACGAAAATATGGAGAAATCGATTGCGATAACTTTGATAAGAATGTATTTCGATCATTTACTACTCCTGAAGAATCTGATCAATGGGGAAATGAAATTTATGGCGAATGGTCAAAACAATATAGATCAGCAGTTCAGTCATTGTCAAGTCTTGAATCAGGAATATCATATTCAATAAATAAAGATCCGCTTGCATACTATTGTGGCTATTACTACAAAAAAATCAATAAATATTTAAGAAATCTTTCTTTGGACTTTGGAGAAAATCTGGATTTGGATGAAGTAAAATCAGCTTCAGACATATTACAATTTTTGCTTTCTTTTACCCCAAGGTTACCAGAAAATATAATTGTATATAAGATTGTTTCAGATGATTTTATCAATCTTCTGATAGAACATAATAAGTCAAATCCAGAAGAACCTTTTTCTGAAAAAGGTTTATTGAGTACCAGTTTGTTAATAGAAGGATGTACAAATGGTCAAACTAACGATTGTGGCTTAGAAAATAATCTTTTAAAAATTTTTGTTCCAAAAGGAATTCATGGTATTTATATACGATCTATAGAAGGGTTAAAAAGAAGGGAGTATGAATTTTTGATGCGACCAACTTTATTTTTAAGACCCATTGCTTTTCCATATTGGGATGATAAAAGGGTTAATAGAATATATGAATATGAATTAATTAGTCTTGATACTTTTGATATCTGAATAAAACGA
The DNA window shown above is from Enterococcus sp. 4G2_DIV0659 and carries:
- a CDS encoding ADP-ribosyltransferase: MNKRKYGEIDCDNFDKNVFRSFTTPEESDQWGNEIYGEWSKQYRSAVQSLSSLESGISYSINKDPLAYYCGYYYKKINKYLRNLSLDFGENLDLDEVKSASDILQFLLSFTPRLPENIIVYKIVSDDFINLLIEHNKSNPEEPFSEKGLLSTSLLIEGCTNGQTNDCGLENNLLKIFVPKGIHGIYIRSIEGLKRREYEFLMRPTLFLRPIAFPYWDDKRVNRIYEYELISLDTFDI